The Ignavibacteria bacterium genome includes the window TTTTTTGCCGTGAGTAAGGGATACTTCGCGCCAGATCTCGTCGGCCACGAGGGCATAGCCGCCGGGAGAATTAACGCGCATTACGATTGCCTTTACGTTGTCATCGCTGCGTGCCTGGCGGATAGCCTCAGAGATATTTTTATTTCCTATTGTTCTTTCACTTCCGTCTGTGTTGAGAATTTCGCCGACGGCATAGATTACGGCAATTTTATTTCTTGAAGAGTTGTTGGAGCCCGTTGCCACGTCGGAATACTCTTCAAGGCTAACGAGGCTGACCTTTTCCTTTTTAGGCGCATGGGTTATAGAGCGGAGGATCTCATAGACCTGATCGTAATAGACAAGTGAATCTATGAAGTTATATTTTCTTGCGTCTTCAGGGCGCTGAATGAGGAGGTTATCTGCGACCCTGTTCAGTTCATTAAAAGGAATATGTCTGGAAGCCTCAATATTTTTCAGCATATTGTTATATATGGAGCCCAGAAGGGCGGCCATTTGCGTACGGTTTTCATTACTCATTTTATCCAGGCGGTAAGGCTCAGTTGCGCTTTTATATTTACCGTACTGGAAGATCTGAGCTTCTATTTCGAGTTTGTCGAGAGTTTTCTTAAAGAAGTACATTTCGGCGCTGAGGCCCTTAAAGTCGAGGTTTCCGGCGGGATTAAGATAAATCTTATCGGCAACAGAGCCGAGGTAGTAGGCTCCCTGCGAAATATTGTCGCCGAAGGCCAGGACAAACTTTCCGGATTTTTTGAAGTCGCCTAGTTCGCGTCTGACGGCTTCAATTGAGGCCATACCGCCCGGCATAAAGTCATTTAAGTCGAGGTAAATGCCGTCTATATCCGAATCGCTCTTAGCCTTACGGATATTCCTCAGGACTTCATTCAGGCCTGCTTTACGGCTGATTTGAAGGGATGAGAGTGAGAATCCGGAGAACGGATTAGGTGAAGACCTTTCAGAAAGCGGATAATCGAGTTTAACGACGAGCACCGAGTGAGAAGGGATAGTTTCTGTTTTCTCCCTTTCGAGTCCGGAGACAAGGAGAGCCAGAAAGAAAAAGAACATAACTCCAGCTATCAGGAAGACCAGGAAAGTGCCCAGCATGGAGGCGAACATAAATTTAAAAAACTGTTTCATAAGCCAAAGGAATAATTGTTAATAGAACAAAGCTATGACAATTAAGCAATATTGTAAAGACCGCTGGTGGAAATTTTTGCATAAGATGCGGGGATGCATTTGGTTATTGAACCGGATTTTAAGGTTTAGTAGAATATTAATGTCCAGAAACAATAGGAAAGGTGTGTATGTTAGTAAAAAACCTCAGTAAAACAGACTTAAACAAACCGGTGCAGCTCATTATTGTAGAAGGAGCTGCGGATTACCAGGGCACAATAGGATATTTGACTGAGGGACCAGATAAAGGCAGTTTTGGATTTAAGCCATTTGTAAGAAAGACCACGCGGAAGGAGTATGACTGGATCCCGCTTTCTGAGCATGATGAACTGGAATTCCTAAGGTAAATGCCCTTTGAAGAAGGCTCTGAAACATATTCAGAGCCTTTTTCATATGAAGCCCGCCCGGTTTATGGCAGTCTAGCTGATATCGATATCAAAGCACTGCAGGAGTGTCATTGCCTCCGGCATACTGAACTTAGCTTTTTTAATTTTGTTGAACTCGGGGTTAATGTCGTAGTTCGCTGCTTCCCGCAGATCGGCAAAAGAAAGATTAGTATTCTTAAACTTGCTTAGGGAAAAGTCGGTGCCGTTAAACTTCCCCTTGCTCAGATCCGCATTTTCGAAGTTTACTTCCTTGGCAAAGGACTCAGTTATTTCAATTCTTCTTAAGTCGAGGCCGTAGAAAACCGAATAGTCGAGTTTGCATTTTTCCATTTTGATTTCAATTGGTGCCTCGGCTTCCTGCCAGTTAATGCCTATCAATTTGCAGTCGGTAAATTTGCAGTCAATAAATCTGCATCCTGTAATTTTTATGAGGCCCAGGTTACATTTATTAAAGGTGCAGTTTTCGAACCTCACGTATTTGAACCTGGTTTTTTCGAAATTCATTTTTTCGAATTCACAGTCTGTAAATTCGGTATCCTTCAGTTCTGAATCTGAATAGTTCCTGCTGGTAAAATTTTCGTGGAGGTAGAATTCCTTACCGAAGGCAATGCCCTTCATTTCGTCTGAATTAAATAAGTCGTTGTCGTTCATAATTATTCTCAAAATTTTGAAGGTGAAATTTAGGGAAAAGGGAGAGAGGAGTCAAGGAGGTCCGACGTCCTACGTCCGACGGGAAGAAGAGGTTCGAGGTTAAGAAAGGCGGGGGGAGAATAAGTTGGACAGGGGGAAAATGGGAAAGGTTCCATGGTGTGCAGGGTTGGGCTGGAGAAAAAAAGAATACCTTTTTTTGAATTCTGTTTGGTTGGATATTATATAAATGTGCGAACGGGCAGGGCACTATTCCCTTCCCTATGCGGCTTTTCAATTTGCGGCGTTAAAATTTTGAATGTGACATTTATGAATAAACGGACTAAATGGATAATAACCGGGGCTGCTGCCATAGTTGTAATTTTTATAGGATTCAGGATTTTTGCGGGCAGAAAGGAGCAGGCTCCACAGGCTCCAAGGCAGATGGCTCCCCTGGTTCAGGTTACCAGACCGGCAAGGCAGGATGTTACCTACACGCTCAGGTATACGGGCGACATTGGAGCCGTGCAGCAGGCAAATATATTCTCCAAGGTCAGCGGCAACGTTGAACGGATGTACGTTGATATTGGGACTTATGTAAGGCGCAACCAGATACTGGCGGTAATAGATTCCACGGAGCTTTTTCAGCAGTACGAGCAGGCGCTTGCCACATACAACAACAACAAAATCAATTTCAACCGCACGAAGCAGCTGTTTCAGCAGAACCTGATTGCAAGGCAGGAGCTGGATAATGCGGAGGCGGCGCTGAAGGTAGCCAGTGCCAATTTTGCCACGGCACAGACGAGGCTCAGTTATGCAAAGGTTACAGCACCATTCAGCGGTTATATAACCAAAAGGTTTCTTGACCGCGGAGCTCTTGTGCAGCCGGGCAGTTCCACGCTTTATACAATTATGGATATAGACAGCGTTAAGATTGTAGTAAATGTACTGGAAAAAGACATACCATTAATTACCCGGGGCAAAAAAGCCATTATTAAAGTGGATGCATTCCCCGGGCGGCAGTTTGAGGGAACGATCCAGAGGGTCAATCAGGCAATTGACCTGACAACGCGTACACTGACAATTGAGATAGTAATTCCCAACTGGGGCGGAGCCTTAAAGCCCGGAATGTATGCCGAAGTAAATATTATAGCTGCTCAGCACAAAGATGCTCTTACGGTGCCAACGCAGGCTGTAATGCACGATGAAAAAGGAAATTTCCTTTATCTTCTGGACAATGGGAAAGCCAGACGGAATAACATTCAGACAGGAGCCGATCAGAACGGGCAGACTGAGGTGACTACAGGCATTACAGATTCGGCAAGCGTTATTTCCGTTGGGCAGCAGTTTCTGAAAGACGGGATTAATGTAAGATTAGTAAAAAAGTGAAAGATTTATATGTGGTTAACCAGATTAGCACTACGCTACCCTATTTCGACATTCCTCTTAGCATGTATCATTATGGTATTCGGGGTGGTTTCGTTTTCGCAGCTTCCTGTGGATCTTCTGCCGAATTTCACAATACCCGTTGTAACGACGATTACTTTTTATCCGGGTGCAGGTCCGCTGGATATGGAACAGACAGTAACAACATTAGTAGAAAGAAACGTCAGTTCTGTAAGTGACGTGGATTACGTTCAGTCGTCCACAAAAGAGGGTATCTCGCAGGTAAGAATTAATTTCAACTGGAATGCAAATCTTGATGTAGGGCTTGTGGACGTGGTTCAGAGGGTGAACCGTATAGTAAACCAGCTGCCCACGGGTGTAAACACGCCGGTTGTACTGAGGTTTGACATTACGAACCTGCCGGTATGCAACATTGCAATGTCGGGAAATATGGATGAGAGGGATCTTTATGATCTGGCGTACAATGTTGTGGAGCCGCAGGTGGAGCACCTGCCCGGAGTTGCTTCGGCGCAGGTTTTAGGCGGTAAGATACGTGAAATTCATGTAATACTGGACCGTGACCGCCTGGAAGCGCTGCAGATTCCTGTACAGAACGTGCTTACGGCAATAGCAAATTCGAACCTGATTATCCCATCGGGGGATCTTAAGGCGGGAACTTACGACTATTCGCTTAAGACCGAGAGCCGTTTTAACGTAGTGCAGCCGATGCAGGATATAGTTGTTAGGGTTACAAACGGGGTACCGGTAAGGATAAAAGACATAGGGAAAGTGGAAGACAGTTTTCAGGAGCAGACCGAGCTTATAAGAATAAACGGGCAGCCGGGGCTTACGCTGAGAGTGCAGAAGCTTGCAAACGCAAATACGGTGGAGGTGGTAGATGCCGTTGTGCGTGCCCTGCCGCACCTTAACGGTGTGCCGAATACGGTAAGGATGTCACTTTCGTTCGACCAGTCGGTTTATATCAGGCAGACAATTTCAGGGCTGCAGAGGGAAGCCCTTTTAGGTGCAATACTGGCAATGATCATTATCATGCTTTTCCTCAGGAACTTAAGGGGCACACTGATAATTCTGGTTGCCATTCCGCTATCCATTTTAATTACATTCATATGGTTCCGTTTCGGCAACGTGACGCTTAACATTATGACATTCGGAGGACTGGCTCTTGCAGTAGGGCGTCTGGTGGATGATTCGATTGTTGAACTGGAGGCAATTTCGCGTCATTATAATGAGAGGAAGGAAGGGCAGACAAAGATGCAGGCTACTCTAGCCGCGGCGCGGGAAGTCGCCTCCCCTATCTTTGTCTCAACTCTTACTACAGTTATAGTTTTTCTGCCCATTGTGTTTTTAAGCGGTATTGCAAAGATGTTATTTATCCCGCTTACAATTACGATTGCAGTGGCGCTCTTCGGGTCGTTTTTTGTTTCAAGGACTGTCACGCCTTTAATGTGTCTAAAGTATCTGCCGCCGGAAAAGCATCTGGACAGAGGATCCCCAAAGGTGCCGGACAGGATAAGGGTATTTGCGCATGACGCACTGGAGAAAATAGACAATACATATGTGAAGTATCTTGAAATTGGGTTAAAGCGGAAAAGGTATGTAATACTTGGGATTGTTGTTGCGGCGCTCATTTCGCTTATACTTTTCAAGTTCATAGGCTCGGAATTCTTCCCGGAGCAGGATGAAGGACAGTTCACTCTAAC containing:
- the sppA gene encoding signal peptide peptidase SppA, encoding MKQFFKFMFASMLGTFLVFLIAGVMFFFFLALLVSGLEREKTETIPSHSVLVVKLDYPLSERSSPNPFSGFSLSSLQISRKAGLNEVLRNIRKAKSDSDIDGIYLDLNDFMPGGMASIEAVRRELGDFKKSGKFVLAFGDNISQGAYYLGSVADKIYLNPAGNLDFKGLSAEMYFFKKTLDKLEIEAQIFQYGKYKSATEPYRLDKMSNENRTQMAALLGSIYNNMLKNIEASRHIPFNELNRVADNLLIQRPEDARKYNFIDSLVYYDQVYEILRSITHAPKKEKVSLVSLEEYSDVATGSNNSSRNKIAVIYAVGEILNTDGSERTIGNKNISEAIRQARSDDNVKAIVMRVNSPGGYALVADEIWREVSLTHGKKTFIISMGNYAASGGYYISCAADTIVAEPTTITGSIGVFGIIPNFEGFLKNKLGVTSDRVKTGKFSDLGSTSRPFNKEEKAIIQREIDRVYETFVNKVAKGRKKTFAQINDIAQGHVWTGLQAKELGLVDVIGGLDDAIKIAASKAKIKNYYVTEFPRQKGFFRSIVEDFSTGTEETIIKEKLGSGFRFYNELENVKNMEGVQTRLPFILDVY
- a CDS encoding efflux RND transporter permease subunit, translating into MWLTRLALRYPISTFLLACIIMVFGVVSFSQLPVDLLPNFTIPVVTTITFYPGAGPLDMEQTVTTLVERNVSSVSDVDYVQSSTKEGISQVRINFNWNANLDVGLVDVVQRVNRIVNQLPTGVNTPVVLRFDITNLPVCNIAMSGNMDERDLYDLAYNVVEPQVEHLPGVASAQVLGGKIREIHVILDRDRLEALQIPVQNVLTAIANSNLIIPSGDLKAGTYDYSLKTESRFNVVQPMQDIVVRVTNGVPVRIKDIGKVEDSFQEQTELIRINGQPGLTLRVQKLANANTVEVVDAVVRALPHLNGVPNTVRMSLSFDQSVYIRQTISGLQREALLGAILAMIIIMLFLRNLRGTLIILVAIPLSILITFIWFRFGNVTLNIMTFGGLALAVGRLVDDSIVELEAISRHYNERKEGQTKMQATLAAAREVASPIFVSTLTTVIVFLPIVFLSGIAKMLFIPLTITIAVALFGSFFVSRTVTPLMCLKYLPPEKHLDRGSPKVPDRIRVFAHDALEKIDNTYVKYLEIGLKRKRYVILGIVVAALISLILFKFIGSEFFPEQDEGQFTLTVKLPVGTRTEVTEQTVRNIEQIIQRNVPEVETMISDIGVPAARSGNLFSRNAGSHAAIIQVALTPIEKRDRTVFEIVKALRPRIMGIPGATVFASTGGFLKFLMNFGSTAPIDVEIRGFDLEAGSRLSHEISDIVRSVPGATDVQSSREDNLPELRINIDRQKAGTLGINVAQISNTINTMINGSIASLYTDPVTGNQYNILVRLNENFRSQINDLQNINITTPSGDQVLLGNIATIQLANAPVQIDRKYQQRIVDVTANVSGRDLGSVAADINERLAGLTVPPGFEIKLTGNVEQQQKTFRDLLLAFGLAILLIYVVMASQFQSFMDPFIIMFTVPLGLVGVLWALFLTNTTLSVTSFQGIIVMIGIVVSNGILLVDFTNRLRMQGINLHDAVVLAGRTRLKPILMTSLATVLGLIPMAAGIGGESTQAPLAIAVIGGLTISMLLTLFFVPALYMVFEMKFRRKLKEAQTEDPLTESTGEEDDK
- a CDS encoding pentapeptide repeat-containing protein: MNDNDLFNSDEMKGIAFGKEFYLHENFTSRNYSDSELKDTEFTDCEFEKMNFEKTRFKYVRFENCTFNKCNLGLIKITGCRFIDCKFTDCKLIGINWQEAEAPIEIKMEKCKLDYSVFYGLDLRRIEITESFAKEVNFENADLSKGKFNGTDFSLSKFKNTNLSFADLREAANYDINPEFNKIKKAKFSMPEAMTLLQCFDIDIS
- a CDS encoding efflux RND transporter periplasmic adaptor subunit — its product is MNKRTKWIITGAAAIVVIFIGFRIFAGRKEQAPQAPRQMAPLVQVTRPARQDVTYTLRYTGDIGAVQQANIFSKVSGNVERMYVDIGTYVRRNQILAVIDSTELFQQYEQALATYNNNKINFNRTKQLFQQNLIARQELDNAEAALKVASANFATAQTRLSYAKVTAPFSGYITKRFLDRGALVQPGSSTLYTIMDIDSVKIVVNVLEKDIPLITRGKKAIIKVDAFPGRQFEGTIQRVNQAIDLTTRTLTIEIVIPNWGGALKPGMYAEVNIIAAQHKDALTVPTQAVMHDEKGNFLYLLDNGKARRNNIQTGADQNGQTEVTTGITDSASVISVGQQFLKDGINVRLVKK